Proteins encoded in a region of the Populus alba chromosome 13, ASM523922v2, whole genome shotgun sequence genome:
- the LOC118036846 gene encoding protein ACCELERATED CELL DEATH 6: protein MSSVGYEAINIDENSIPRYHMANAMIDRQLHEFVRQNINTEEFRRLVQQRSAEKLVTPCGNTLLHVAVSYGSDNITSYLAGTFPSLITIQNSQKDTILHLAAREGKDSHAIRSLVESNPITKKLIMKKNTKGNTPLHDAVIADNKEVAELLVSRDPEVAYYNNKNGKSPLYLAVENGKKEILDDLLHLRVSFPIKSEDGDALPKGKSPVHAAIKQRNRDILEKIGNEKPELLRLTEEEFGNSLHYASSIGFLQGVRFLLKKFHDGAYETNLEGDYPIHLACKRHSVDVVKEFLDKFPYPKEFLNKEGQNILHVAAKYGNGSVVRYILKQDMQLVAPLVNATDEDGNTPLHLAARHGRCRATFLLVRDNRVEHFIVNNRNWTPYELAEDFSKRTEETYIEMLAEERQPIDSKNSTPAHEIKGKEVDSNKMDTKEASPKDEIGAQYFLLVTTLSILFFNARPKKSLKELFPVTLRPMSRAKEEIKSMVGSLLVVTVLVAGVTFAGAIQLPQLRDKNNSSEFNSTYENLLCGYLFLDVGALSASLVASLILLWSNFNYPRYQIPAVQFSISVVCLAIIMMFGAFFFSVRIAFLGSHGGLLTIIAEVVAVMFFFAQAFLVFPWIIPLNFNYVLLQVLLHSFYYSFFFLFIYSSWWLRNKLSDLKRKHHL, encoded by the exons atgTCTAGCGTAGGCTACGAAGCAATAAACATTGATGAAAACTCGATTCCGAGATATCACATGGCAAATGCAATGATAGATAGGCAGTTGCATGAGTTTGTGAGGCAGAACATAAATACTGAGGAATTTAGAAGGCTTGTCCAGCAACGTTCAGCGGAGAAGCTAGTGACACCCTGCGGGAATACACTACTTCACGTAGCTGTAAGCTATGGAAGTGACAATATTACATCTTATCTGGCTGGAACGTTTCCTTCTCTAATCACCATTCAAAACAGCCAGAAGGACACGATCCTTCATCTTGCTGCCAGAGAAGGAAAGGACAGTCATGCAATTAGATCTCTTGTGGAATCAAATCCGATAACAAAGAAGCTGATcatgaagaaaaatacaaagggAAACACTCCTTTGCATGATGCAGTGATCGCCGATAACAAAGAAGTTGCCGAACTCCTAGTTTCCAGAGATCCAGAAGTGGCCTATTACAACAACAAGAATGGCAAGTCTCCTTTATATCTGGCAGTTGAGAACGGCAAGAAAGAGATACTTGATGATCTCTTGCATTTGAGAGTTTCGTTCCCTATAAAAAGTGAAGATGGTGATGCCCTACCAAAAGGAAAGTCACCTGTTCATGCTGCCATCAAGCAACGTAACAGAG atattttggagaaaattggAAATGAAAAGCCAGAGCTATTACGTCTCACCGAGGAAGAGTTTGGAAATTCACTGCATTATGCATCATCCATAGGTTTTCTGCAAGGAGTTCGATTCCTATTAAAGAAGTTTCACGATGGTGCTTATGAAACAAACCTTGAAGGCGACTATCCTATCCATCTAGCATGCAAACGTCACTCTGTAGATGTAGTGAAGGAATTTCTTGATAAATTCCCATATCCAAAAGAATTCCTCAATAAGGAAGGGCAGAACATTCTTCATGTAGCGGCCAAATATGGAAATGGCAGTGTGGTTAGGTACATACTCAAACAGGACATGCAGCTCGTCGCACCGCTGGTAAATGCGACAGATGAGGATGGAAATACACCTTTGCATTTGGCAGCACGTCATGGCCGATGCAGGGCTACATTTCTTCTTGTGCGTGACAATCGCGTTGAACATTTCATTGTTAACAATAGAAATTGGACACCATATGAGTTGGCTGAAGATTTTTCCAAAAGAACTGAAGAGACATACATAGAAATG CTTGCCGAGGAACGACAGCCGATTGATTCAAAGAACAGTACCCCTGCGCACGAGATCAAG gGCAAAGAAGTTGATTCAAATAAGATGGATACAAAAGAGGCATCACCAAAGGACGAAATAGGGGCTCAGTATTTTCTCTTG GTGACGACATTATCGATCTTATTCTTCAATGCCCGCCCTAAGAAATCCCTCAAGGAGCTTTTCCCCGTTACTCTACGGCCAATGTCACGAGCAAAAGAGGAAATAAAGAGCATGGTAGGGAGTCTTCTGGTGGTAACAGTTCTTGTTGCTGGTGTAACCTTTGCAGGTGCTATACAACTGCCACAATTAAGggataaaaataactcaagtgaATTCAACAGCACTTATGAGAATCTTCTGTGTGGTTATTTATTTCTCGATGTGGGGGCTTTATCTGCCTCTCTGGTAGCATCTCTAATCCTTCTCTGGTCAAACTTTAATTATCCCAGATATCAAATCCCTGCAGTTCAGTTTTCAATCTCCGTGGTTTGTTTGGCTATTATCATGATGTTCGGAGCATTCTTTTTTTCTGTGAGAATAGCATTCCTAGGATCCCATGGTGGGTTGTTAACAATCATCGCAGAAGTGGTGGCCGTTATGTTTTTCTTTGCTCAGGCATTCCTTGTTTTTCCTTGGATTATCCCGCTAAATTTCAACTATGTTCTTCTACAGGTTCTCTTGCACTCTTTCTActacagctttttttttttgtttatctacAGTAGCTGGTGGCTGCGTAATAAACTCTCTGATCTCAAGAGAAAGCACCATCTTTAG
- the LOC140954449 gene encoding protein ACCELERATED CELL DEATH 6-like encodes MLQKIEKAKPDLLCLTDKELGNSLHYASSRGFQEGVQFLLQKFLNGAYKRNHEGNYPIHLACKNDSVDVVKEFLKITPFPKEFLNKKGQNILHVAAENGNGNVVRYILRQEKTLVEPLLNEMDEDGNTPLHLATNHGHSVAAFVLVRDKRVDTSIVNNENLTPYDIAEKQSKIAVEQYEKTDEMLAEYRKQFDSKNSTPADKNQDNAVDSKEHDTKKSPPKDFKLLDYYGAMITLSILYFHARPKKFLYERFTSTQGKPPRKQETKSRIENLLVVAVLVAGVTFAGAIQMPQLRDKNNKSEHLHELNSTAPASRNSTAFDSPTGSSLLDGYLCLDVWALNTSVVAAIILLWTNLNDVKFAPFALWFSSLMVGGSIYMMCLSFFFAVSIALGGSNYLP; translated from the exons ATGTTGCAGAAAATTGAAAAAGCAAAGCCAGATCTATTATGTCTCACTGACAAAGAGTTGGGAAATTCACTGCATTATGCATCATCCAGAGGTTTTCAGGAGGGAGTTCAATTCCTTTTACAAAAGTTTCTCAATGGTGCTTATAAAAGAAACCATGAAGGCAACTATCCTATCCATCTAGCATGCAAAAATGACTCTGTTGATGTAGTAAAGGAATTTCTGAAGATTACCCCATTTCCAAAAGAATTCCTCAATAAAAAAGGGCAGAACATTCTTCATGTAGCGGCGGAAAATGGAAATGGCAATGTGGTTAGGTACATACTCAGACAAGAGAAGACGCTCGTAGAACCGCTGCTAAATGAGATGGATGAGGATGGAAATACACCTTTGCatttggcaacaaatcatggTCATTCCGTGGCTGCATTTGTTCTTGTGCGTGACAAACGCGTTGATACTTCGATTGTTAACAATGAAAATTTGACACCATATGATATTGctgaaaaacaatccaaaatagcTGTAGAGCAATATGAAAAAACAGATGAAATG CTTGCTGAGTATCGAAAGCAGTTTGATTCAAAGAACAGTACCCCTGCGGACAAGAACCAG GACAATGCAGTTGATTCAAAGGAGCATGACACAAAAAAGTCACCACCAAAGGACTTCAAACTGCTTGATTATTATGGAGCg ATGATAACATTATCTATCTTATACTTCCATGCCCGCCCTAAAAAATTCCTGTATGAGCGTTTCACTAGTACTCAAGGCAAGCCGCCAAGGAAACAGGAAACAAAGAGCAGGATAGAGAATCTTCTTGTTGTAGCGGTGCTTGTTGCTGGTGTAACCTTCGCGGGTGCCATACAAATGCCACAACTAAgggataaaaataacaagagtgAGCATCTTCATGAACTTAACAGCACTGCCCCTGCCTCCCGGAACAGCACTGCCTTTGACAGTCCTACTGGTTCATCTCTTTTGGATGGTTATTTATGCCTTGATGTGTGGGCTTTAAATACCTCTGTGGTGGCAGCTATAATCCTTCTTTGGACAAACTTGAATGATGTCAAGTTTGCACCATTTGCACTTTGGTTTTCATCGTTAATGGTGGGTGGGTCTATTTACATGATGTGCTTGTCATTCTTTTTTGCCGTGAGCATAGCATTAGGTGGATCCAATTATTTGCCGTGA
- the LOC118036848 gene encoding uncharacterized protein → MSSVGYEAINIDENSIPRDHMANAMIDSQLHECVRQDNTAAFKRLVQQRSAEKLVTPCGNTLLHVAVSCGSDNITSYLAPTFPSLITIQNSQKDTILHLAAREGKASDTIKSLAESNPSLMRKTNTKGNTPLHDAVITDNKEVAKLLVSRDPEVAYYNNNNGKSPLYLAVEKGKKNGILDDLLNLGASFPIKSEDGDALPEGKSPVHAAIKQRNRDILEKIGKEKPELLRLTEEEFGNSLHYASSIGFLEGVRFLLTKFHDGAYETNLEGDYPIHVACKSHSVDVVKEFLDIFPYPKEFLNKKGQDILHVAVKYGNSSVVRYILKQDQKLVAPLLNAIDEDGNTPLHLAAGYGRCTATFLLVRDNRVEHFIVNNRNWTPYEVAEDFSKRIEETYIKTDEMPAKERKPIDSKNSTPAHEIKGKEVDSSKMDTKEASSKDEIVVWYFDLVMTLSILFVNAGPKKSLKEIFPATGLPMSKLRKETTTRIGNLLVVAVLVAAVTFAGVIQLPQLRDNNNSSDREFNSTTYTASDYSTYENLLYGYLFLDVGALSSSLLAALLLLLPSVTYPRFQIATVWFSVIMVRLAIYMMFGAMLFSARIALIGSHRSLLTIRITGVAVVFPSIIPLSVSPVHLKVLLHYIYYYLFFLFIYSSWWLPHKLSDLKKKHNL, encoded by the exons atgTCTAGCGTAGGCTACGAAGCAATAAACATTGATGAAAACTCGATTCCGAGAGATCACATGGCAAATGCAATGATAGATAGTCAGTTGCATGAGTGTGTGAGGCAGGACAATACTGCGGCCTTTAAAAGGCTTGTCCAGCAACGTTCAGCGGAGAAGCTAGTGACACCCTGCGGGAATACACTACTTCACGTAGCTGTAAGCTGTGGAAGTGACAATATTACATCTTATCTGGCTCCAACGTTTCCTTCTCTAATCACCATCCAAAACAGCCAGAAGGACACAATCCTTCATCTTGCTGCCAGAGAAGGAAAGGCCAGTGATACAATTAAATCTCTTGCGGAATCGAATCCGAGCTTGATGAGGAAGACAAATACAAAGGGAAACACTCCTTTGCATGATGCAGTGATCACCGATAACAAAGAAGTGGCCAAACTCCTAGTTTCCAGAGATCCAGAAGTGGCCtattacaacaacaataatggcAAGTCTCCTTTATATCTGGCCGTTGAGAAAGGCAAAAAGAACGGGATACTTGATGATCTCTTGAATTTGGGAGCTTCGTTCCCTATAAAAAGTGAAGATGGTGATGCCCTACCAGAAGGAAAGTCCCCTGTTCATGCTGCCATCAAGCAACGTAACAGAG atattttggagaaaattggAAAGGAAAAGCCAGAGCTATTACGTCTCACCGAGGAAGAGTTTGGAAATTCACTGCATTATGCATCATCCATAGGTTTTCTGGAAGGAGTTCGATTCCTATTAACGAAGTTTCACGATGGTGCTTATGAAACAAACCTTGAAGGCGACTATCCTATCCATGTAGCATGCAAAAGTCACTCTGTTGATGTAGTGAAGGAATTTCTTGATATATTCCCATATCCAAAAGAATTCCTCAATAAGAAAGGGCAGGACATTCTTCATGTAGCGGTCAAATATGGAAATAGCAGTGTGGTTAGGTACATACTCAAGCAGGATCAGAAGCTCGTCGCACCGCTGCTAAATGCGATAGATGAGGATGGAAATACACCTTTGCACTTGGCAGCAGGTTATGGCCGATGCACGGCTACATTTCTTCTTGTGCGTGACAATCGCGTTGAACATTTCATTGTTAACAATAGAAATTGGACACCATATGAGGTGGCTGAAGATTTTTccaaaagaattgaagagacATACATCAAAACAGATGAAATG CCTGCCAAGGAACGAAAGCCGATTGATTCAAAGAACAGTACCCCTGCGCACGAGATCAAG gGCAAAGAAGTTGATTCAAGTAAGATGGATACAAAAGAGGCTTCATCAAAGGACGAAATAGTGGTTTGGTATTTTGACTTG GTGATGACATTATCGATCTTATTCGTCAATGCCGGCCCTAAGAAATCCCTAAAGGAGATTTTCCCTGCTACTGGACTACCCATGTCAAAACTAAGAAAGGAAACAACAACAAGGATAGGGAATCTTCTAGTGGTAGCAGTGCTTGTTGCTGCTGTAACCTTTGCGGGTGTTATACAATTGCCGCAATTAAGGGATAACAATAACTCAAGTGATCGTGAATTTAACAGCACTACTTATACTGCCTCCGATTACAGCACTTATGAGAATCTTCTGTATGGTTATTTGTTTCTCGACGTGGGGGCTTTATCTTCCTCTCTGCTGGCAGCTCTACTCCTCCTTTTGCCAAGCGTTACGTATCCCAGATTTCAAATCGCTACAGTTTGGTTTTCAGTTATCATGGTTCGTTTGGCTATTTACATGATGTTCGGGGCAATGCTTTTTTCTGCGAGAATAGCATTAATAGGATCCCATCGTTCGTTGTTAACAATCAGAATTACAGGGGTGGCCGTTGTTTTTCCTTCGATTATTCCGCTATCTGTCAGCCCAGTTCATCTGAAAGTGCTCTTGCATTATATCTACTACtacttatttttcttgtttatctaCAGTAGCTGGTGGCTGCCTCATAAACTCTCTGATCTCAAGAAAAAGCACAATCTTTAG